A window of the Melospiza melodia melodia isolate bMelMel2 chromosome 25, bMelMel2.pri, whole genome shotgun sequence genome harbors these coding sequences:
- the LOC134429421 gene encoding proline-rich protein 9-like: MSYYYEQCKQPCLPPACLQKCVKCPEPCATQCVEVCQAPCATTCVTQCVEPCATQCATSCAPQCVDVCATSCAPQCVDVCAKPCSSQCVEVCAPQCVDVCATQCATSCAPQCVDVCPTQCATSCAPQCVDVCATQCATSCAPQCVDVCPAQCPEPCATKCVEQCQTEVCSTKCVESCEAVCLEPCSRPC; this comes from the coding sequence ATGTCCTACTACTACGAGCAGTGcaagcagccctgcctgccccctgcctgcctgcagaAGTGCGTCAAGTGCCCGGAGCCCTGCGCCACCCAGTGCGTTGAGGTCTGCCAGGCCCCCTGCGCCACCACCTGTGTCACCCAGTGCGTGGAGCCCTGTGCCACCCAGTGTGCCACCAGCTGCGCCCCGCAGTGCGTGGATGTGTGTGCCACCAGCTGTGCCCCGCAGTGCGTGGATGTCTGCgccaagccctgctccagccagTGTGTGGAGGTCTGTGCCCCTCAGTGCGTGGATGTTTGTGCCACTCAGTGTGCCACCAGCTGTGCCCCGCAGTGCGTGGACGTCTGTCCCACTCAGTGTGCCACCAGCTGTGCCCCGCAGTGCGTGGATGTCTGTGCCACCCAATGTGCCACCAGCTGTGCCCCGCAGTGCGTGGATGTCTGTCCTGCCCAGTGCCCCGAGCCCTGTGCCACCAAGTGCGTGGAGCAGTGCCAGACCGAGGTTTGCAGCACCAAGTGCGTGGAGTCGTGCGAGgccgtgtgcctggagccctGCTCCCGCCCCTGCTGA